Proteins found in one Serratia plymuthica genomic segment:
- a CDS encoding ABC transporter ATP-binding protein/permease translates to MNSPPTQKRAVWQLIKPFWVSEEKWRAWSMLITIVALSLGLVYISVQINQWNQVFYDALQNKNYPVFKAQLWRFTYLALIFIVLAVYKIYLTQGLQMRWRRWMTEKFMGKWLAHQAYYHTEQQQIVDNPDQRIAEDLNVLTQYSLSLSLGLLSSLVTLFSFVTILWHVSGPMTFMISQHTITVPGYMLWFALLYAGLGSLLIWWVGKPLVQLGFNQERYEANFRFGLIRIRENNDAIALYHGEPREAQQLGDRFETIRANWWSIMRITRRLNIASNFYSQFAIVFPLLVAAPRYFSGAIQMGGMMQIASAFGEVQGALSWFIDAFSDLATWKACVNRLAGFNAAVDQVHHQQRGIQLRPESAQPLILDNLSLQLPDGQSLLDSSSMTLKRGERVLVVGPSGCGKSTLLRAIAGIWPYGSGTIGLDAASRALFLPQRSYIPIGTLREALSYPHLAADYSDEQLLKVLENCRLKHLQRWLDTGANWSQRLSPGEQQRLAFARAILTRPDILFLDEATSALDDETEQLMYCLLVDELPQVTLVSVAHRNSVAKYHQSCWRFSRPKENEPAHMAPGPLPVAG, encoded by the coding sequence ATGAACAGCCCCCCTACGCAAAAACGCGCCGTCTGGCAGTTGATTAAACCTTTTTGGGTTTCGGAAGAAAAATGGCGAGCCTGGTCGATGCTGATCACCATCGTCGCCCTGTCGCTCGGGCTGGTATATATCAGCGTGCAGATCAATCAGTGGAACCAGGTGTTCTATGACGCGCTGCAAAACAAAAATTATCCGGTGTTCAAGGCGCAGCTGTGGCGTTTCACCTATCTGGCGCTGATCTTCATCGTACTGGCGGTGTATAAAATCTACCTGACCCAAGGCCTGCAAATGCGTTGGCGGCGCTGGATGACGGAAAAATTCATGGGTAAGTGGCTGGCGCATCAGGCCTATTACCATACCGAGCAACAACAGATCGTCGATAACCCGGACCAGCGTATCGCAGAAGATCTCAACGTCCTGACCCAGTACTCGCTGTCGCTGTCGCTCGGGCTGCTCTCCAGCCTGGTGACGCTGTTTTCCTTTGTCACCATTCTGTGGCACGTCAGCGGACCAATGACCTTTATGATTAGCCAGCACACCATTACCGTGCCCGGCTATATGTTGTGGTTCGCGCTGTTGTACGCCGGGTTGGGCTCACTGTTGATCTGGTGGGTCGGCAAGCCGCTGGTCCAGCTCGGCTTTAATCAGGAACGCTATGAAGCGAACTTCCGTTTTGGCTTGATCCGCATCCGCGAAAACAACGATGCCATCGCGCTGTACCACGGCGAACCCCGCGAGGCGCAACAGCTGGGCGATCGTTTTGAGACTATTCGCGCCAACTGGTGGTCGATCATGCGCATCACCCGGCGGCTCAATATCGCCTCCAACTTTTACAGCCAGTTCGCTATCGTTTTCCCGCTGCTGGTGGCGGCGCCGCGCTACTTTTCCGGTGCCATCCAGATGGGCGGCATGATGCAGATCGCCTCCGCGTTTGGCGAGGTGCAGGGGGCGCTGTCCTGGTTTATCGATGCCTTCAGCGATCTGGCTACCTGGAAAGCCTGCGTGAACCGTCTGGCCGGTTTTAACGCCGCGGTGGATCAGGTACACCACCAGCAACGCGGCATTCAGTTGCGGCCGGAAAGCGCCCAACCGTTGATTCTTGATAACCTCAGCCTGCAACTGCCAGACGGCCAGAGCTTGCTGGATTCAAGCTCCATGACGCTGAAACGCGGCGAACGCGTACTGGTCGTCGGCCCTTCGGGTTGCGGCAAATCAACGCTGCTGCGCGCTATCGCCGGCATCTGGCCGTACGGCTCCGGCACCATCGGGCTGGACGCCGCCAGCCGCGCATTATTCCTGCCGCAACGCAGCTATATTCCGATAGGCACGTTGCGAGAGGCACTCAGTTACCCTCACCTCGCCGCCGACTACAGCGATGAGCAACTGCTGAAAGTGCTGGAAAATTGCCGCCTGAAGCATTTGCAACGCTGGCTGGACACCGGTGCCAACTGGAGCCAGCGCCTGTCGCCGGGTGAGCAGCAGCGGTTGGCGTTTGCCCGGGCCATTTTGACCCGTCCGGATATTCTGTTCCTCGACGAAGCCACCAGCGCGCTGGACGACGAAACCGAACAACTGATGTATTGCCTGCTGGTTGATGAGTTGCCGCAGGTGACGCTGGTGAGCGTGGCGCACCGCAACAGCGTGGCCAAATATCACCAGAGTTGCTGGCGCTTTAGTCGCCCGAAAGAAAATGAACCGGCGCACATGGCGCCTGGCCCGCTGCCCGTCGCCGGCTAA
- a CDS encoding LysR family transcriptional regulator, which translates to MDRITAAEVFITIVDRGSMIAAAETLEMSRAMVTRYLAQMEQWAGARLLHRTTRKLSLTDAGERTLERCRQMLALAGEIDLVEGEQSDELRGLLRITCSQSLGQTALVGAVTQYLKRHPQVAVDLQMNNRAVNLVEERIDLALRITNELDPNLIARPLSSCASVVCASPAYLAAHGMPRHPQDLALHNCLTYSYFGKSLWHFDAQGVKSAVAVSGNLSANESVVLMAGTVQGAGISMQPYYSAAPLLASGELIELMPDYRPQSMGIYGIYTSRRQMPATLRTMLDFLVEWFATDPNWRATLR; encoded by the coding sequence ATGGATCGCATTACCGCAGCAGAAGTTTTTATCACCATCGTTGATCGCGGTAGCATGATTGCCGCTGCGGAAACGCTGGAAATGTCGCGAGCGATGGTGACGCGCTATCTGGCGCAGATGGAGCAATGGGCCGGCGCGCGTTTACTGCACCGCACTACCCGTAAGCTTAGTCTGACTGACGCCGGAGAGCGCACTCTCGAACGTTGCCGGCAGATGCTGGCGCTGGCGGGTGAGATCGATTTGGTCGAAGGCGAGCAAAGTGACGAATTGCGCGGTCTGCTGCGCATCACCTGTTCACAGTCGCTGGGCCAGACCGCGCTGGTGGGGGCGGTGACGCAATATCTCAAACGCCATCCGCAGGTGGCGGTGGATTTGCAGATGAATAATCGGGCGGTCAATCTGGTGGAGGAGCGCATCGATCTGGCGCTGCGCATCACCAATGAGCTGGATCCCAATCTGATCGCCCGGCCGCTGTCTTCGTGCGCTTCGGTGGTCTGCGCTTCCCCGGCTTATCTGGCGGCGCACGGCATGCCGCGCCATCCCCAGGATTTGGCGCTGCACAACTGCCTGACTTATTCCTACTTTGGTAAAAGCCTGTGGCATTTTGATGCTCAGGGCGTGAAGTCGGCGGTGGCGGTCAGCGGCAATCTCAGCGCCAACGAGTCGGTAGTATTGATGGCCGGGACGGTGCAGGGCGCCGGCATTTCCATGCAGCCTTATTATTCGGCGGCTCCATTGCTGGCAAGCGGTGAACTGATAGAACTTATGCCGGATTATCGGCCGCAGTCGATGGGGATTTACGGCATTTATACCTCGCGTCGCCAAATGCCGGCCACCTTGCGCACCATGC
- a CDS encoding tetratricopeptide repeat protein, with translation MKALVPLLLTYGALASGQAMAHIDEPDIDADCQKVAGYAELGKNAYQRGDYGRAADVFRDQAAWSEFCGLNDQAIATAYNNVALALMHAGELLKARAYLELAPKDAKSQHNLKLLQQRLAKQPPASGPGGVYWQYAGRGVWSEVAVKPQGERWLINYTGYYMPQMGLYYGPNMGEFAQVLPIERGKAVYRQREPGDGMACDVAMQFTVDAVDLRTKGDCGFGFNVQAQGTFIRVE, from the coding sequence ATGAAGGCGTTGGTTCCCCTGCTGTTGACCTATGGCGCGCTCGCCAGCGGCCAGGCGATGGCACATATTGATGAGCCGGATATTGATGCCGATTGCCAGAAAGTGGCGGGCTATGCCGAACTGGGGAAAAACGCTTATCAGCGGGGCGATTATGGCCGGGCGGCTGATGTTTTCCGCGATCAGGCAGCCTGGAGCGAGTTTTGCGGGCTGAACGATCAGGCGATCGCCACTGCCTATAACAACGTGGCGCTGGCGCTGATGCATGCCGGTGAACTGCTCAAGGCGCGCGCTTATCTGGAGCTGGCGCCGAAGGATGCGAAATCCCAGCATAATCTGAAGCTGCTGCAGCAACGTCTGGCGAAGCAACCGCCGGCAAGCGGGCCGGGTGGCGTCTATTGGCAGTACGCCGGGCGCGGCGTATGGAGCGAAGTTGCGGTCAAACCCCAGGGTGAGCGCTGGCTGATTAATTATACCGGCTATTATATGCCGCAAATGGGGCTGTATTACGGGCCGAATATGGGCGAGTTCGCCCAGGTATTGCCGATTGAACGGGGCAAGGCGGTATACCGCCAGCGGGAGCCGGGGGACGGAATGGCCTGTGATGTGGCGATGCAATTTACGGTGGATGCGGTGGACCTGCGCACCAAGGGCGACTGCGGATTTGGTTTTAACGTACAGGCGCAGGGGACGTTCATACGGGTCGAGTAA
- a CDS encoding DsbA family protein, with translation MTGTTLHYVFDPLCGWCYGAAPLVQAAKSIPGLTVALHAGGMMTGNNRRQITDEWRNYVIPHDKRIAELTGQSFGEAYFNGLLRDTTAVMDSEPPITAILAAEALGGRGVDMLHRIQIAHYQEGRRIADTPVLEALAKELGLPSAPFIAEMRFNAGAPTAQHIAESRAFLAKIQGQGFPTFALQDNEGQLRQIPAGNYLGNVDAWKALLSGAVNWA, from the coding sequence ATGACCGGTACAACTCTGCATTACGTTTTCGACCCGCTGTGCGGCTGGTGCTATGGCGCCGCGCCGTTGGTGCAGGCGGCCAAGAGCATTCCTGGGCTGACTGTCGCCCTGCACGCCGGCGGCATGATGACCGGCAATAATCGCCGCCAGATCACGGACGAATGGCGTAACTATGTGATTCCGCATGACAAGCGCATTGCGGAGCTGACCGGCCAGAGCTTCGGTGAAGCCTATTTCAATGGGTTGCTGCGCGATACCACGGCAGTGATGGACTCCGAGCCGCCGATTACTGCGATTCTGGCGGCGGAAGCGCTGGGGGGACGCGGGGTGGATATGCTGCACCGCATTCAGATAGCGCATTATCAGGAAGGCCGGCGCATCGCCGATACCCCGGTGCTGGAAGCCCTGGCGAAAGAGCTGGGCCTGCCCTCGGCTCCGTTCATTGCCGAGATGCGCTTTAACGCCGGCGCGCCGACCGCACAGCACATTGCGGAAAGCCGCGCGTTTCTTGCCAAAATCCAGGGCCAGGGGTTCCCGACCTTTGCGTTGCAAGACAACGAAGGCCAGCTGCGCCAGATCCCGGCAGGCAACTATTTGGGCAACGTTGATGCCTGGAAAGCGTTGTTGAGCGGCGCGGTGAACTGGGCTTAA
- a CDS encoding MBL fold metallo-hydrolase, whose translation MFKKSLLTLAFASIATASTFAAAADSLTMEVYNPGEKSVFPVSSEIISGKHEVALIDAQFQRNDAEELVKKIKATGKKLTTVYISHSDPDFYFGLDVIKAAFPQAKIIASPDTIKEINATKDGKMAYWGPILKDNAPKAVVVPQALHGDSFTIDGQKVEVKGLTGPTPERTYVWIPELKAVVGGVPVAGDNIHPWIADNQTVESRAHWQQTLEGIKALKPKVVVPGHFLPGAPQTLESVTFTQNYLTTLEAELPKAKDSAALIAAMKKHYPNLKDESSLELSAKVLKGEMKWPQ comes from the coding sequence ATGTTTAAGAAATCATTATTGACCCTGGCTTTCGCCAGCATCGCCACTGCAAGCACCTTCGCCGCTGCGGCTGACTCCCTGACCATGGAAGTGTACAACCCGGGAGAGAAAAGCGTGTTCCCGGTTTCTTCGGAAATCATCAGCGGTAAACACGAAGTGGCGCTGATCGACGCCCAGTTCCAACGCAACGACGCCGAAGAACTGGTTAAAAAGATCAAAGCGACCGGCAAGAAGCTGACCACCGTCTACATCAGCCATTCCGATCCGGATTTCTACTTTGGTTTGGACGTGATCAAAGCTGCGTTCCCGCAGGCAAAAATCATCGCGTCGCCGGACACGATCAAAGAAATCAATGCCACCAAAGACGGCAAAATGGCGTACTGGGGCCCGATCCTGAAAGACAACGCGCCTAAAGCGGTCGTGGTTCCGCAGGCACTGCATGGCGACAGCTTCACCATCGACGGCCAGAAAGTGGAAGTGAAAGGCCTGACCGGCCCAACGCCGGAACGTACCTACGTGTGGATCCCTGAGCTGAAGGCGGTAGTGGGCGGCGTCCCGGTAGCCGGCGACAATATCCACCCGTGGATCGCCGATAACCAGACCGTGGAATCCCGCGCTCACTGGCAGCAAACGCTGGAAGGCATCAAGGCGCTGAAACCGAAAGTCGTCGTCCCTGGCCACTTCCTGCCGGGCGCGCCGCAGACGCTGGAATCCGTGACCTTCACCCAGAACTACCTGACCACGCTGGAAGCCGAGTTGCCGAAAGCCAAAGATTCTGCGGCGCTGATTGCGGCAATGAAAAAGCATTACCCGAACCTGAAAGATGAATCTAGCCTGGAACTGAGCGCCAAGGTGCTGAAGGGCGAGATGAAGTGGCCGCAATAA